gaatgagtcttgattgatgcttttatgatcacttacttaattccaagataaaaaaaaaacagttgtgaacaaatgtgaattgtctgtcttatgtaatggttgagtcataacgggatctcaatttgtaaatcatgtaaagtgaaactgaatagcaatagctttagactgtgcacgtctgaagtgacggacaaacaggagttggggttcatggtggtagcccatggcctttaattcggaccggattgatcaccgtgtcctatttttatttaaacgttcctcgatatcgcaggtcactgaggttacggagtcgcgcccgtacctcgtcttccttagtgaagacttctggatggtcaactcggtccattgtctatttcaactaaaataatattattgctaaaagtctagcctagtctagtctggtcaagtatggtcgtcaaactatcatgttttgtctgcccttgtttgtgttcattagtatcatgttagggttgttcgtttaatagaatcatgttaggattattattgatttagtatgtagtactcagctttgctgattacgtgcttttgcttgtgcatgttgatcatggctatgccttattgatcctgtgatgacccaatctttggtgagcagtctctaaggatcaataagcattgtccatctgcaggtttgaagatgttgcatcattgggatcgggaatagagagcttgtatttagttttgatttgctaagttgacttgggtttgtttaaatggactttaaacttgtcatactatttatatttccttattttcgttggttgatttttgagactaaacctgtaatcgattatttataaacctaaagttagttttatgttttccgctgcaaaattctgaataagccgttacgttttcacacgggcgataatgccttgataattctctatgttttatattaaaaggttattttagaaaagagagaattgtcggggtgttacactctTTGTTCTCAAATGTTATTTAGAATTTTAACACTATTTACAATTAAATATGATATGTATCTTCTGCATTCTTTCCAATGTAATTCGTACATATCAAAAcataatctgattttttttttttttttttgtgtcaaTGTACAGTttcacaaaataattttttttattattgtttaatACAAGTATTTAGAGATATTTCACTTTAGATATGGATCGAGTTAAAATTGTggaaaaatcaaactaaaaataatatttgagAACGGATAGAGTACAAATGTGgattaaaagaaaaaagaaaaaacgagATACTTGGTAGAAAAATGAATCGGGAATTACTAAACAATATTTTAGCATATTGTTTCGTTAATTGACTTTAAGTTTGTGGGATCAAACTTCACTAAATAATTTTTGCAGTGTGAATATAATCccctttttaatttatttcctCCTTGCTCAATGAATCTGACATGGAAACGCAAAATTGAAATAGATTAGCCAGACTTTTGTCAAATTAAGTTGGTGTATCGATTTATTAGGGTTTTCCTCCTTACCTATCTAAATGAAAAAATGACGTTGTGATGTTGTCATAAAATAGTACTGATACTGTAACACATTACTCCGTACATTAATGTGACAAAAGGTGTATGTTGACTAAGTATCCATTAAAAGCAAAAAGTGAGCGTTTGTCAAACTTGAATAATAAGAATGCAAATTGCGCGGTTTGAAACTTTGAAGCACACGTTACTTTTACATACCTAACTATCATCAACCCCGAACGAGTAACGTAACGTACGTAGTCATTAGTCTAGTATATCCAAATCAAGTCAAAGCAAGAATTCATAGAAAAGtcaaactaattaattaaaactagcTAGCTAACCCCTCAAACCTTATAAATACTCCTCAAACGTGTCTCAACTTACATCATATATTTTCATTCAaactcaaaacaaaaacaacatcCATAACAAAATGGGCATAAAGAGAAATAGAGAAGATATGGAGCTAGAGAGGACACTAGTCATGGCTAACTACTTAATCCTCCTATCCCGACCGCCTCAAGTCTCGGTTGAACAACTTAGTGAGACCCGGGTTTACGAGTGTAAGACGTGCAACCGGAAGTTCCCGTCTTTCCAAGCATTAGGTGGACACCGGGCTAGCCATAAGAAACCTAGATTATCCATTACCGGTGAGTATACTAGGATTGAGGACGATAATGTAAAGAAGCCCAAAATACACGAATGTTCGATATGTGGGTTGGAGTTTCCTATTGGACAGGCGTTGGGAGGTCACATGAGGCGTCATAGAGCCGCACTCACTAGATcatcacaacaacaacaacttcTTCCTACGACGACACTTTCGCTTTCTCTAGAAGCTTCTTCTAATTCATATGATGTTTCGGAATTATCTGGTGTGAGCAAGAGCAGGAGTACAAGTGAAGAACATAATGATGATCATAAAAGATTTATTTGCTTAGATTTGAATTTGACACCTTTGGAGAATGGATTGTTACAATTTGGGAACTTTGCACCTCATGTTGTTTGTTAgatttttttgtaatttaaagAGCTTTGATTCTTTTATTTCTTATGTAAATACTATGTAATTTAACGTATTTGATGACAGACAATACACTTAGGATTATCATTAatatcccctcaaaaaaaataaaaaatagttaTCATTAAtattgtttgtttgttggtCTCATAATCTCATTAACAGTTATTTGAACATGAATGTATGGATTTATTAGTCTAATCGGTTTATCCAacacttttttttctttcttttcttaagGAACACTACTTTAAACAGGAATGCTTTAACAATAAATATCCGATGTCCATACTCCATACTCCATACTCCATAGTTCCTCATATTAACCCGCTTCTCCTCTCAAATCTCAATAAGGCCTCTAAAAGTACGGAGTAattcttatcatttttttttattttttttttaaaataacaaTCTTGAACAATACTCCGTAATTAAGTCCGTATAATGGTAGCATTCTCAAATGGATTAtgggttaatttttttttgtttaggcAAATCTTTCCATACAGAGAATGTCACTCAGATCGAATTTGACTTGAATATAATAATCATTGTATAAACGGGGAGTTAATCATCAAAGTACTCTCGTATCTTAAACAATAACACCTACTCCTATCTTATAAAAGCTACTCCCTATGTTTCTAAATGTTCTTTCCATTTCACTTTGGTATATTTGGCAATGCGCGTCTTACAtagttaatatctctaattaagtattattaaaaattaataaaatttcatACTATCAAAGTAAAGTAATTCtagagacgaatcaaacaagaccttacataaatatttttttttcttatacacTGCTAGTAATTCAAGATATTCTCTTCCATTGTGAACTGTATCAAGATTCCAAATGGGAAGAACATCAAAGAACGGATGGAGTACTACGTACTACTCAAAGTTGTCAGGATCAAGATCGCACGTTGGATCAGTAAATTAAAGGGAAAAGATCAATCGATTCAAATGGGAAGAAAATTAAAGAACGGAGAGAGTACTACGTACTACTCAAAGTTGTCAGGGTCAACACGTACGTTGGATCAGTAAATTAAAGGGGTAAGATCGATCGATTCAATATAGTAGAATCATATCGTAGGATCGTATCTTAACTAAAAGAAAAACTCCGTAGAATATTAGGAAGtactagtatataattaaaagggATCCCATTTTAGATCGTATGATTTGTATCACATTTAAATGCCAGACCATGTCTATTATGTTAGTCGTGTAACACTTGAGTCACATATCATATAGTCTACCAACTGAGGTtgacatgagtggttaagggtctcttgctccttaaccaaggtctcgggtttgagccttgggaatggaaaaaatctcaactgggagggatgctgcctatcgaggtacccatgcaagcTCCCGCGTGAGATTAGTCCATTCGCCGAAAGCGGTggaaactcctcgtagtagaaaaaaaaaaacagatcatATAGTCTAACAGATACGTAATACGAAGTAATAAACAATTCACACAACTTTTTTACTAAAATTTACTCATAATAATGCGATATGTATTTAATCAAAATACGTGTATAGAGAacattcatttttatttttttttggtgcgaatgagccacaggggcaatataaattacaaatgggggcagGGGGAtttgaacctgagacctatcgtacacaggccctcaatcttaaccactgggccaagacatcattggttatAGAGAACATTCATGAGAGTAACTTGTGGTTTTATTGATAAAGATATGATGTGGAGTCAATAGTCAGTTTGTAACCGACTAGACTAAAATTAAGCGCAAATATTCCTCACTTCACGTCGTGTGTTACGAGTATGTataatattatatattatatatccAACTAATTAGCATGAATATAGGAACAGGCAAGTAGCTAGAAGGTTGACTTATATACCAATTACGACGAGGATTATATTGACTAAGCCAACCCTCGCTCTCTGACGACATTGCACACGACACCCATGCatgcattttttttcttaatttattaattacggATGATCTACCTTGTTAGACAGACATGCATGCATACATACCAGATCAATACCGGCCACCTCCATTTTCCTTTTACACTTGTTAACGTCGAGTTTTCACCATCAGATATATCCAATTATGAATTAGTAAAAATATGTATACAGAAACTGATAAATAAAGTATGAACGTTTTAGATATGAAAACATATTCTGATCAAATAATTGTACTTTTTAATTAAATAGttacttttaattaattatttcaatcAACAGTTATACTTTATATTCAATTGTTATACTTTATcatcgtataattttatttatttttgttattattgGTGTTATAACGAAGTTGGCAACTGATGAATTATAAATAGCTGTTGTCCAGATAAACACGACTATTGAATCATTGAACTATTGAAGCATAAACTCCGCTCATTCTGTAGTCAAAATAACAACTACGTAGTACGTGCTGAATTTTAGAGCATTACATTTTGTTTCTTTTActtgtcttatttatttatttatttatttattttccccTTTTCTAGATTTTTGGTACTCCATAGTATGGACGCCTCGAGCTTCTACTAGCTTGCTcgttaaaaacaaaaacaaaaacaaaaataaaaaacatattTTAGATATTCCGTGGCAAAACTTTATACCAAGTACTTTCTATTCTTAGATAAACTTGATCAGTGATCACGGCTTATAGGAGataaaaggtcttgcatgcacaaggtgtacaataaatttattgttcaCCAACAAAACTTTTacccagttttctctaacttttagttaatagataaacattttaaagtgttaaatgattaattttatacattattaattaGTAATGTTGAagaattaatttttattaaaataaaaaaatttattactgaaaagtagataacttttacatatataagggtaacttttaagcattttacgtcaactttaacttcggtgtacaatatttgtCGTACACCCcgtgtaaataagaatttgtgtatggGAGACATACCTGATACATGCATACGCCCTACCTTCCTTGTGTATACTTTACCTCTTACAAAAGTTTAATTTTAAATGAGTGCAtacgaaaaataaaataatgaataaaaTACCTTTGGGTGTAACTAATGAGAATGAGTTATATATTAACAAATCTTAGAGTTTTCTCAATataattctaaaaaaaaaagtgaaagttaatttttgtttttaaaaaaattaaggtATGTTTTTTCtacttatttaaacttatttcagTAAAAATAAGATCAACAAAAGTAATTCTTTTCAGAAAATTTTACACAATGAGTTATGAAGTATTCtcaacaaaataagtttttcgaACAAAAGAAGTTCAACTTGTTGTTCCtgtgttttggttgatgacacacacatattgcaaacttcctgattatggctGCTAATGACTTTggacaggtaaatgcccaagtttctattaggataggaacttgaatcagatggtgaagttcctgatgtacacttgggACAGTCACtagagttccagagctggaagttgtatctgttccagtttgaagtcacaagaggagcaacacagttacatatcaagagttccgaatactcacaagaactattacagactcatggccacgagttcctatttaaacataagaggaactcattaatgttcctgagctggaacaagtgaagcttcagagttgaatgcctcaccaaaggaaagacatatatgtctaggtagtttatcttgcttagattatatgtaatatattaatatgttaagtagtatataaggaactagaggaacttggattactcgtgtgtttttgtcaaaatatcaagcaacacagttttaaggaaaatactttaaataaaatatcttttcatgtttaataaaaataagattttcatcacattctgttaattaaataaaaacagtttttatcttcctaaaacttctcctaaatattttgacaaaataaataaacatttttcagtgattgacatagtcttaaacacgtccagcagttgaggaagttgtgtgggaagtggtctccccttgttcctcaagtctagggacgtgacaatcaaagtgtcagttgttggcagttgagtttttgaaggaaacaaaccctaaggacaaaactctatataaggccaagaagttttctggaaaaaatacacaaacattctaagagttcttgctttcctaaaaacgtattgtcaaagattttctaaaaatcagtttgtgtcctagttaatccaAAGTTCCTAAGTGCCCTATATCCACActaaagcatcattaatatctagagttatccaaacacgaattgtattttgtattagtgaggatagagttatcttgtttagacttagagtttaagtctgagagagagaagtgaaagagttgtaatcagagtagattactgtgaggaacacaagtttgagaggaacttgtgtttgagagattattgtaatcgaggtattactataataaaaggaattctcttcttgattagtgtcaagaagttttcacaattattgttattgtcttttctattctcagttccttgattgtttctaagttccgcaagaaactttaccaaagttccaattacaattcaccccccccctcttgtgcgtgttcctactggaataacagttggtatcagagctagtactcactaaaaacacaggaaaccctgtttgagtcaagttcatgaaggtatgaactcacaagagaaactggaagaaggttactcgacacaaaggccacctatgttcaatgacaagttctactcatactggaagaacagaatggagatattcatcaaagctgaaaattaccaagtttggcgtgtaattgaagttggagacttcgaggtaacaaagaccaatgctgaaaacgaggtagttcctaaaccaatgtctgaattttctaaagaagactttgataaatatgaaatgaatgccatggctgtcaaaatcttgcattgtgggcttggacctcatgaacacaacagggtcatggggtgcaagaacgcaaaacagatttgggaattactacaagtaacccacgaaggaactaatgaagttaagcgttccaaaattgaccttttgatgtctaaatatgaaagatttgaaatgcttccaaaagaaaccattcaagaaatgttcacaagatttactaacataaccaatgaattagtttctcttggtagaatcattcccacagatgaacaggtaagaaaaatactaagaagtatgccacaagatgatcgttggagaacaaaggtcactgcattgtttgagaccaaggactttaccaagttcaacattgaacaacttgctggttccttgatgacacacgaattgcatcttggagctgctgttcccgagagctctagaaatcgaggacttgctctaaaagctgaggaactcgacgaatctgaaccagatgaagaagaggctgccatgctggttagaagaatgagaaagctctacaggaacttcaaaccaggaaaccagaaaggaaggaactttgctaagaaaaacactagttccaaaactgagcaaggttgcttcaaatgtggagaaactgatcatcaaattcgtgaatgccctctgtgggagaacgacaaaaccagaggaaaagggaaggaacaggtcaaggatcgctttaacaagtctaccttcaacaggccaaacttcaagaaggccatgatagctgcatggggcgaagcaacagactcagaagacgatgaggaacaaccaaatgaagaaactgcaaatctctgccttatggctagaacagaaggaactgatcaagctccatcagaagaagtaagttcctccactcttcagtgccTTTCAAAGTCGAAACTAATTGagctgttgctagaaactctagatgattacaaaaagctaagtatgttaaaagcacaaagtgatagagccttggaactcagtaaaaaccatataaattatctgaacaatactAGATATGAtgttcaaggcaggttctttgaattactagatagaaatacctctattaatgagtcattcgagaaaattagaaatgaaaacatccttctacaagtacaactcagtcaatataagatgtttaatctaagtttagatcctacaaaatccttggagattgatgagtcatatttgtatagggtattttaggcgcatttaggttgcattattaggcatttatatcattttagttgcatttaggatcacatttgcataagttatcgttgtcgtactctattacgcctcgtttgtgttttcttaatgtttcaggtgattttacggtcatttggatgctttcggagtgttatgagttgatttggatgatgaacggatggaatgttgactcgaggatcattgcatatctctagggataattttgagtcaataacgaagctaaacgctatttttctaagcatcaaaacggacaagcgttcactcttttgatgatatctcaagttctacatgtcggaatgaggcgatttttattggcctagaaattagacttcaagagctttccaacgacaggtcacacgtccttataggcattgtagaacaagagttatgacataaacaagatggctcgactatccgattcgcccgaagcccaaaacgatggcccaatcttccccttgggcgcgaaaaccagcgacccaccagcgggcccgctggtttctccgcccaacTACTTCCACACGCGGGTTCATGCTTTCGTCTTGTtgatcgtccaattaaatcatagcttatgtaattgttatttattcctattttgtttagaatttaagaaagactaaaatacctcaagggaattaatgtattcccttatgcttttattttcttttacgttTTAAAAAAATTCCCAGAACACTTGGACGCCAGTTGAGTTTTTTCTATTCTTCCCTTTTGttttccattgttgaaccctagcttttcatcaattcaattcatcaatctaaggtatttttcataatttcttttgctttaattCTTTCCTATTATTTTCGTTTCTTAGATTAATTCGTCCTATGATTATGAATcttgtttttattatttatttcacgctttgtaattcaattatgagcgagtagttttattctagggctaagttagggaagccatgtttataccatgattgttatgcaATAAAGTTTGCTAATCTATAGATTATTGCtcgagtaattccaattgatttgttcttaatcgttgattcatgttatcggccaatttcatggattaattatctagctaataggaattagaatcgaaagatcgtgtttttagaggctttgtacaattggcaattctgattatgttagcgatcgtactgcatatgttgaattgaaagtgttaagacccgaccgtaggattagcatgtactttaattactcggcctagtttattcgttgtcgaattgaattgtgttattggattagtataagcatggtgaaccgaacagacgccctagacctttaattcattgataaattacgcatttttattattgttttagctttagtagttaatactcaaactcaactttcgttattgaaatagttcgtataattgggcaaaaactaatagaacttgtctccctgtgggatcgacccgtatttgctaagtatctgctaacaacagacaccgtgcacttgcggtatcactttttaatctatcaagtttttggcgccgttgccggggagacggctagattctattagttttagtttgattatttgaactgtTTCCATCGTCTCATTGGAACTTTTAgttccaattgaggcaaatttcactgcgttttcttgtctgttgtttatgcccaggtctgCTAGAACGGGTACCTTAGTTCCACCCGATCCCGATCTTGGTAAGACTCTTCGACAACTCAAAAAGAAACAACAAAACAAGAAGCAGTCAGGGGTTCAAGGCTCACAAACTCCACCGAGTCACACGATGTCTAAATCCTTGAAATCATATGGGGTTCCTTCCTCGAGCAGTGTTCCGACTGGGCTCACAATGCCAACTATTGAGGCaatcaactttgagatcaagcccgctctaATCTCTATGGTCTCACAAAATCAATATGGTGGCCATCCATCTGAGGAACCCACCAACCATCTgcagaggttcaaccaactatgtggcactatcaagcatcaaggggtcactcaagaccaattgaaagtaatgttgtttggttttagcctTCGTGACAAGGCACAAATATGGTTGAACGATGTCAAGGAGACAGAGTGGAGTGCTATTTCACAAGCCTTTCTCGAAGAATTCTTTCCACCCACCAAGACGGCTGAAATAAGGCACAAGTTGACTACATTTACGCAAGAACCGGGAGAGTCACTTAGAGAAGCCTGGGATAGATTCAAGGCTTTGCAGCGGTCGTGCCCGCAtcataatattgaaaaatggttcttggttcagattttctaccatggtttgcaagatgaaacaaagaacacgGTTGATTCTGCTTCTGGAggtgtttttcttgacaaagaagtggatgcAGGTTATGATTTCCTTGCCAATCTTGCCGCTAATCATTACAGCACCACCAGAACTACATCTAAGAAGGGCAAGATTGATGTCGATGCTTATGCCCTATTGTCATCACAAGTGGCAGCCTTGAACCTAAAGATCGATGCTTTGAAGTCCCCTCAGTCTGGTACTCCCCCAATGAGTATCAATGCTATGTCCAGTGTAGCTCCGGTAACAACTTCTTACTGCGAAGTATGTGGAATCCAAGGTCACTTTGGTCATGAGTGCTCTTATAGTCTGCAGGATACCATGCAAATGGAGCAAGTGAATGCTTTCAACAGAGGCAACCCGATGACCCATATTCCAACTCGTACAATCCAGGTTGGAggaatcatccaaatttctcatatcGAAGCAACAATGCTCAAAATCCTCAACCCCAGCAACAATGGTCACAACCACAGTTCCATCCACCTCAGGCACATGTTGCTAGGCCTCCATTTCCACAAGGAGCCTCACATAATGCTCCCCCGGGGTTTAATAGACCCCCGCACCAAGGCTATCAGCAACAACCTCCGCAGAGCAATGCCACTCCAGAGCCTAACATGAGTGATCTGTATAAACTCATAGCGAATATGCAGAAGACCTCAGAGAttgctcaaaagaaccacgatgaGAGCATAAAGGAGTTGAAGAATCAAAATAGAATGTTGGAAAACCAAGTTGCTCAACTCGCTGACACTTTGTCAAAAAGGCAACCGGGAAAACTTCCAGGGCAATCTACTTCATCTCAAGATCACACTAGAGAGAGTGCTTGTGCCATAGTTCTTCACAGTGGTACTACATATGATGCCCCCTTGGTACCTACTGATTTTATAGATATTGAAAAGGGGAGAGAGGAGGCTAGAAGGACT
This sequence is a window from Spinacia oleracea cultivar Varoflay chromosome 1, BTI_SOV_V1, whole genome shotgun sequence. Protein-coding genes within it:
- the LOC110800951 gene encoding zinc finger protein ZAT12; this translates as MGIKRNREDMELERTLVMANYLILLSRPPQVSVEQLSETRVYECKTCNRKFPSFQALGGHRASHKKPRLSITGEYTRIEDDNVKKPKIHECSICGLEFPIGQALGGHMRRHRAALTRSSQQQQLLPTTTLSLSLEASSNSYDVSELSGVSKSRSTSEEHNDDHKRFICLDLNLTPLENGLLQFGNFAPHVVC